GCGGTGGGCAAGAAGTCGTTCAGCGCGGAGCAGCTGGTCGAGAACGCGACGGCGCTGATCGACGCCCTGGTCCGCGCCAAGCCCTCGGCGGCGAAGGGCACCTATCTCAAGAAGATCACCCTCTCCACCACGATGGGCGCCGGCGTACGGATCGACCCGGCCTCCGTGGCAGTGACCAAGGCGGCGTGAGGAGGAGCGAGCCGTGCTGACGCGCGCGCAGAAGGAGACCGAGGTCGCGGAGCTGCAGGAGCGGTTCTCGCGGGCCAGCAGTGTGTTCGTCGCCGAGTACCGCGGCCTCACGGTCGCGGCGGTGGACGCGCTGCGCGCCAAGCTGCGGGCCGCCGGCGGCGCCGACTTCGAGTATCGCGTGACGAAGAACACGCTGGTGCGGCGGGCCGCCCTGGGCGCCGACGGCGAGGCGCTCGCCGGGCACCTGAAGGGCCCGACCGCGCTGGCCTTCTCGTTCGGTGACCCGGCGCGGCTCGCCAAGGTGCTGGTCGACTACGCCAGGGACCACGAGGTCTTCAAGCTGCGCGGCGGCGTGATGGACGGGCATCCGCTCGGCGCCGCCGAGATCGCGACGCTTGCGACGCTGCCCTCGCTCGACGAGCTGCGCGCCAAGCTCGTCGGCCTGATCCAGGCACCGGCCACGAAGGTGGCCGGCGTGCTCGCCGCGCCTGCCGGGCAGCTGGCGCGGCTCCTGGCCGCGCGCCAGAAGAGTCTCGAGGAGGCGGCGGGCGCCTCCTGATCGCTGCTCCGGAGCGGGAGACCGCTCCGATCCACTGCGCCGGGCCGCGGGAGGCCCGGCGGCACGACTCGAAGGAAAGGTCCAACAGTCATGGCTGCTGATCTCAACACGATCGTCGACACGCTCTCGAGCCTCACGGTGATGGAGGCCGCCGAGCTGGCGAAGCTGCTCGAGGAGAAGTGGGGCGTCTCCGCCGCCGCGCCGGTGGCGGTGGCAGCCGCGGCCGGCCCGGGCGCTGCGGCCGCCGCGCCGGCCGAGGAGAAGACCGAGTTCGACGCGATCCTCCTCAGTGCGGGCGACAAGAAGATCCAGGTCATCAAGGAGGTGCGCGCGATCACGGGCCTTGGCCTCAAGGAGGCCAAGGACCTCGTCGAGGGCGCACCGAAGCCGATCAAGGAAGGCGTCTCCAAGGACGAGGCCGCGAAGATCAAGGCCCAGGTCGAGGCGGCGGGCGGCCAGGTCGACGTCAAGTAGCGGATTCCTGGCCCGCCGGCGTGCGCGGCGCGCCGGCGGGGCTCCGCCGGAGCGCCGCGGCGTGCCGGCCATCCGTCGCGGCCCGACGCGCGACGGGCGCCCGGCGCCCGCGTCTCCTGCCGCAGCCATCCACTCCGTCTGGAGGGCACACCGAGCGTGACCGAGATCCAGTTCTCCGAGAATGCACCCCGGGTTCGCAAGAACTTCTCGAAGATCCCCGGGATCCTCGAGATCCCCAACCTGATCGAGATCCAGAAGCAGTCCTTCGAGCGTTTCCTCCAGACGCAGATCGAGCTGGAGAAGCGTGAGAACACGGGCCTGCAGGCGGTCTTCCACTCGATCTTCCCGATCAAGGACTTCAACGACACCGCGTCGCTCGAGTTCGTCGGCTACGTGCTCGAGGAGCCGAAGTACGACGTCCAGGAGTGCCTGCAGCGCGGCATGACCTATGCCGCGCCCTTCAAGGTGACGATCCGGCTCGTGGCATGGGACGACGCCGAGGGCTCGCAGACGATCCGCGACGTGAAGGAGCAGGAGGTCTACTTCGGGGAGATCCCGATCATGACCGACAACGGCACCTTCATCATCAACGGCACCGAGCGCGTGATCGTCTCGCAGCTGCACCGCTCGCCCGGCATCTTCTTCGACACCACCACCTCGTCGACGGTCAGTGCCGCCGGCAAGAAGATCTTCTCGTGCCGCGTGATCCCCTACCGCGGCTCGTGGCTCGACCTCGAGTTCGACCACAAGGACCTGCTCTACGCCCGTATCGACCGCCGCCGCAAGATCTTCGCGACGGTGCTGCTGAAGGCGCTCGGCTACACGACCGAGGAGCTGCTCGACCACTTCTACAAGCCCGAGACGATCCGCAGCGAGCTCGACGGCAAGAAGCCGCGCTACCTGAAGCGGGTGGTCCCGGAGCTCCTCGAGGGACAGCGCGCCACGGCCGACGTGAAGGACGAGGCCGGCAACCTGCTGCTGCGCAAGGACCGCAAGTTCAACAAGGCCACGTTGCGCCGGATGGCGGAAGCCGGCCTCGAGTGGATCCCGATCGGTGTCGACGACCTGGTCCGGGAGGACAACGTCAAGCGCGTGTCGCCGGTCGACCTCGTCGACGAGGAGACCGGCGAGGTCATCATCGAGTGCAACGAGGAGCTCACCCAGGCCCACCTGGACCAGTTCCTGGCCCGCAACATCCACGAGTTCCGGGTGCTCTATCTCGACCCGGTGCTGACCGGGACGTCGATGCGCGACACCCTGCTCGCCGACAAGCCGCGCGAGCAGCGCGACGCCGCCGCCGGCCTCGCCGAGCAGGACAGCGCGATCATCGAGATCTACAAGCGCCTGCGCCCGGGCGACCCGCCCACGCTCGACACCGCGAAGACCCTGTTCCACAACCTCTTCTTCAACCCCGAGCGCTACGACCTCTCGCGGGTGGGCCGGCTCAAGCTGGACCACAAGCTCTCCTTCGATCCCGACGCCCGGGCGCTCTGGCATCCGAACGGCGCCAACGCCCCCGCCGAGGAGATCCCGCTCCGCGAGCTTCCGACCCTGCGCCGCGACGACATCCTCGCCGCCGTCAAGTACCTGGTGGACCTCAAGAACGGTGCCGATCCCAGCAAGCGGATCGACGACATCGACCACCTCGGCAACCGCCGCGTGCGCGTGGTCGGCGAGCTGCTCGAGAACCAGTACCGGATCGGGCTGGTGCGCATGGAGCGCGCGATCAAGGAGCGCATGTCGCTCCAGGAGATCGAGACGCTGATGCCGCACGACCTGATCAACTCCAAGCCCGTCTCGGCGGTGATCAAGGAGTTCTTCGGTTCGAGCCAGCTCTCGCAGTTCATGGACCAGACCAACCCGCTGTCGGCGGTGACCCACAAGCGGCGCCTGTCGGCGCTCGGGCCGGGCGGGCTCACCCGCGAGCGCGCGGGCTTCGAGGTGCGCGACGTGCACCCGACCCACTACGGCCGGATCTGCCCGATCGAGACGCCGGAAGGCCCGAACATCGGGCTCATCGCGTCGCTCTCGACCTTCGCGCGCGTCAACGACTACGGCTTCATCGAGACGCCGTACCGCGTGGTGCGCGACGGCAAGGTCACCAACGAGGTCAAGTACCTGTCGGCGCTCGAGGAGGAGCGGCTCGCGATCGCCCAGGCGAACGCCGTGACCGCCGAGGACGGGAGCTTCCTCGCCGAGCTCGTGCAGGCGCGCCGTGCCGGTGAGTTCCAGATGACGCCGCGCGAAGAGATCGACATGATGGACGTGTCGCCGAACCAGTTGGTGTCGGTGGCCGCCTCGCTGATCCCCTTCCTCGAGCACGACGACGCCAACCGCGCGCTGATGGGATCGAACATGCAGCGCCAGGCCGTGCCGCTGCTGCGCACCCAGGCGCCGCTGGTCGGGACCGGCATGGAGGCGGTGGTGGCGCGCGACTCGGGCGTCACCGTGGTCGCCAAGCGCGACGGCGCGGTGGTGTCGGTGGACGCGAGCCGCATCGTGATCAAGCCCGACGAGGACGACGGCACCGGCTCGAACGTCGACATCATCAACCTGATCAAGTACCAGCGCTCCAACCAGAACACCTGCATCAACCAGCGTCCGATCGTGACGCCGGGCGACCGCGTGCGGCGCGGGCAGGTGATCGCCGACGGCCCCGCCACCGAGCGCGGGGAGCTGGCGCTCGGCTGCAACATGGTCGTCGCCTTCATGCCCTGGGGCGGGTACAACTTCGAGGACTCGATCCTGATCGCCGAGCGGGTGGTCAAGGACGACTCGTTCACCTCGGTGCACATCGAGGAGTTCGAGTGCGTCGCCCGCGACACCAAGCTCGGCAAGGAGGAGATCACCCGCGACATCCCGAACGTCGGCGAGGAGGCGCTCAAGGACCTCGACGAGTCGGGGATCGTGCGGATCGGCGCGGAGGTCAATCCGGACGACATCCTGGTCGGCAAGATCACGCCGAAGGGGGAGACCCAGCTCTCGCCCGAGGAGCGCCTGCTGCGCGCCATCTTCGGCGAGAAGGCGGGCGACGTGCGCGACACCTCGCTGCGCGTTCCGCCCGGCGTGTCGGGGATCGTGATCGGCGCGCAGGTCTTCTCGCGCCGCGGCGTCGAGAAGGACGAGCGTGCCCGCGCGATCGAAGAGCAGGAGATCGACCGCCTGCGCAAGGACCAGGAGGACGAGGTCCGCATCATCCGCGAGAGCGCGCTCGCCCGGGTGCGCGAGCTGCTGACGGGCAAGAGCGCCGCGAACCGGGTAGGCGACGAGCGCCGCAAGGAGGTGTGGCTCAACCCCGGCGACACGGTGACCGCCGAGATCCTGGCCCAGATCCCGCAGCGCCGCTGGAAGGACGTGCAGGTCAGCGACGCGCGGGTCCAGGACCAGGTCGAGCGCGTGTTCCAGAACATCGAAGAGCGCTCGGGCGTGATCAAGACGGTCTTCGACGAGAAGATCGCCCGGCTCAAGAAGGGCGACGAGCTGCCGCCCGGTGTGTTCAAGATGGTCAAGGTCTACGTGGCCATCAAGCGCAAGCTGTCGGTCGGTGACAAGATGGCCGGCCGCCACGGCAACAAGGGCGTGATCTCGCGCATCCTCCCCGAGGAGGACATGCCCTACATGGCCGACGGGCGGCCGGTCGACATCGTGCTGAATCCGCTCGGCGTGCCCTCGCGCATGAACGTGGGGCAGATCCTCGAGACGCACCTCGGCTGGGCCGCGCGCGGGCTCGGGCAGCACGTGCAGGAGCTGCTCGAACAGCAGCGCGGGGTGCAGGTCGGCGAGCTGCGCAAGAAGCTCCAGGAGCTCTACAACGACGCGGGCATCACGCGCGTCCTGGCCGGTGCCGGCGACGAGGCGATCCTGTCGCTGGCCCGCGACGTGGCGAGCGGCGTCCACGTCGCCACCGCCGTCTTCGACGGCGCCGGCGAGGGCGAGATCAAGCGCGAGCTCGAGCGCGCGCAGGTGCCGACGAGCGGGCAGATGGTGCTCTTCGACGGGCGCAGCGGCGAGCCCTTCGACGGCGACGTGACGGTCGGTGTGCTCTACATGCTGAAGCTCCACCACCTCGCCGACGACAAGATCCACGCCCGCTCGATCGGCCCGTACAGCCTGGTCACCCAGCAGCCGCTGGGCGGCAAGGCCCAGTTCGGCGGCCAGCGGCTCGGCGAGATGGAGGTCTGGGCGATGGAGGCCTACGGCGCCGCCTTCGCGCTCCAGGAGTTCCTCACCGTCAAGTCGGACGACGTGGGCGGGCGCACCCGCATGTACGAGTCGATCGTGAAGGGCGAGCACGCTCTCGAGCCCGGCCTGCCGGAGAGCTTCAACGTGCTCGTCAAGGAGCTCATGGCCCTCGGCCTCGACGTCGACCTCGTCGAGGACAAGCAGCTCACCTGAGGAGGTGAACCTCTTGCGCGACCTGTACAACCTGTTCGAGAAGCCGAAGGACCCGCTCGCCTTCGACAGCATCCGGATCTCGATCGCTTCTCCGGACAAGATCCGCGAATGGTCCCACGGCGAGGTCAAGAAGCCGGAGACCATCAACTACCGCACCTTCAAGCCGGAACGGGACGGGCTCTTCTGCGCGAAGATCTTCGGCCCCGTGAAGGACTACGAGTGCAACTGCGGCAAGTACAAGCGCATGAAGCACCGCGGCGTCGTGTGCGAGAAGTGCGGCGTCGAGGTGATCCAGTCGAAGGTGCGCCGGGAGCGCATGGGCCACATCACCCTGGCGACGCCAGTGGCCCACATCTGGTTCCTGAAGTCGCTGCCGAGCCGGATCGGCAACATCCTCGAGGTGTCGCTGCGCGACCTCGAGCGCGTGCTCTACTTCGAGTCGTACATCGTGATCGACCCGCGCGAGACCGACCTCGAGGTCGGCGAGCTGCTGGGCGACGACAAGCTGCTCGAGGCGCGCGAGAAGTACGGCCGCGACGCCTTCGAGGTCGGGATCGGCGCCGAGGCCGTGCGCGAGCTGCTCGCGAAGATCGACGTCGAGGGCGAGTGCAAGCGCCTGCGCGGCGAGATGCGCGAGGCCACCAGCGAGGCCAAGCGCAAGAAGATCGCCAAGCGCCTCAAGGTGCTCGACGCGTTCCGCGAGTCCACGAACCGCCCCGAGCACATGATCCTCGAGGTGGTGCCCGTGCTCCCGCCCGACCTGCGGCCGCTGGTGCCGCTCGACGGCGGGCGCTTCGCGACGAGCGACCTGAACGACCTCTACCGGCGCGTGATCAACCGCAACAACCGGCTCAAGCGCCTCCAGGAGCTGAACGCGCCCGAGGTCATCATCCGCAACGAGAAGCGGATGCTGCAGGAGGCGGTGGACGCCCTCTTCGACAACGGCCGGCGCGGGCGCGTGATCACGGGCCCCTCGAAGCGGCCGCTCAAGTCGCTCTCCGACATGCTGAAGGGCAAGTCGGGCCGCTTCCGCCAGAACCTGCTCGGCAAGCGCGTCGACTACTCCGGGCGCTCGGTGATCGTGGTCGGGCCCGAGCTGCGCCTGCACCAGTGCGGGCTGCCGACGCGCATGGCGCTCGAGCTCTTCAAGCCCTTCATCTACTCGAAGCTCGAGCAGCGCGGCTACGTGACGACGATCAAGGCCGCCAAGAAGATGGTCGAGAAGGAGCGCCCGGAGGTCTGGGACATCCTGGCCGAGGTGGTGCGCGAGCACCCGGTCATGCTGAACCGGGCGCCGACGCTGCACCGGCTGGGCATCCAGGCCTTCGAGCCGCAGCTGATCGACGGCAAGGCGATCCAGCTGCACCCGCTCGTGTGCGCGGCCTACAACGCGGACTTCGACGGCGACCAGATGGCCGTACACGTTCCGCTCTCGATCGAGGCGCAGATCGAGACCCGCGTCCTCATGATGTCGACCAACAACATCCTGTCGCCGGCAACCGGGCGGCCGATCATCGGCCCCACGCAGGACATCGTGCTCGGCTGCTACTACATGACCCGCGAGCGCCCCGGGGCGCGCGGGGAGGGCATGCGCTTTGCGAGCCCGATGGAGGTGGTCGCTGCCTTCGACGGCGGCGCGCTCGACCTGCACGCGCGGATCGAGGTTCGCATCGACGGCAAGCGCGTCGAGAGCACGGCGGGCCGGATCCTGCTGCGCGAGATCGTACCCGCGGAGATCCCCTTCGAGATCATCAACAAGGTGATGGACAAGAAGGCGCTCGGCGAGCTGATCGACCAGGCCTACCGCCGGCTCGGCAACAAGGCCACGGTGATCCTGGCCGACCGCCTGCGCACGCTCGGCTACCAGTACGCGACCAAGGCCGGCATCTCGTTCTGCGTCGACGACATGACGATCCCTGCCGACAAGGAGCGGATCATCGGGGGCGCCAACGAGCAGGTCCGCGAGATCGAGGCGCAATACCAGGAGGGCCTGATCACCGACGGCGAGCGCTACAACAAGGTGATCGACATCTGGGCGGACGCGACCGAACGCGTGTCGTCGCAGATGATGCAGAACATCGGGACCGAGGTGCGGCGCGACGCGGACGGCAACGACGTGCGCGTGCCGAGCTTCAACTCGATCTACATGATGGCCGACTCGGGCGCCCGTGGCTCGGCGCAGCAGATGCGCCAGCTCGCCGGGATGCGCGGGCTCATGGCGAAGCCATCGGGCGAGATCATCGAGACGCCGATCACCTCGAACTTCCGCGAGGGGCTCTCGGTGCTCCAGT
This DNA window, taken from Deltaproteobacteria bacterium, encodes the following:
- the rpoC gene encoding DNA-directed RNA polymerase subunit beta'; the protein is MRDLYNLFEKPKDPLAFDSIRISIASPDKIREWSHGEVKKPETINYRTFKPERDGLFCAKIFGPVKDYECNCGKYKRMKHRGVVCEKCGVEVIQSKVRRERMGHITLATPVAHIWFLKSLPSRIGNILEVSLRDLERVLYFESYIVIDPRETDLEVGELLGDDKLLEAREKYGRDAFEVGIGAEAVRELLAKIDVEGECKRLRGEMREATSEAKRKKIAKRLKVLDAFRESTNRPEHMILEVVPVLPPDLRPLVPLDGGRFATSDLNDLYRRVINRNNRLKRLQELNAPEVIIRNEKRMLQEAVDALFDNGRRGRVITGPSKRPLKSLSDMLKGKSGRFRQNLLGKRVDYSGRSVIVVGPELRLHQCGLPTRMALELFKPFIYSKLEQRGYVTTIKAAKKMVEKERPEVWDILAEVVREHPVMLNRAPTLHRLGIQAFEPQLIDGKAIQLHPLVCAAYNADFDGDQMAVHVPLSIEAQIETRVLMMSTNNILSPATGRPIIGPTQDIVLGCYYMTRERPGARGEGMRFASPMEVVAAFDGGALDLHARIEVRIDGKRVESTAGRILLREIVPAEIPFEIINKVMDKKALGELIDQAYRRLGNKATVILADRLRTLGYQYATKAGISFCVDDMTIPADKERIIGGANEQVREIEAQYQEGLITDGERYNKVIDIWADATERVSSQMMQNIGTEVRRDADGNDVRVPSFNSIYMMADSGARGSAQQMRQLAGMRGLMAKPSGEIIETPITSNFREGLSVLQYFISTHGARKGLADTALKTANSGYLTRRLVDVAQDMIIRQPDCGTTDGLEMGPLVEGGEVIEAIGERILGRVTVEDVVDPRDRAVIVRAGEEVDEAKVQRIEDAGIERVKIRSVLTCEAPFGVCVLCYGRDLARGEMVNLGEAVGVIAAQSIGEPGTQLTMRTFHIGGTATRRAEQSSAEARSEGEARYLNLRTVEDRQGRQIASNRHGEVVVYDATGHERERHPVVYGAWVRVTDGEAVKAGAMLLEWDPFANPLLAEVKGTARFGDITEGVTMREQVDEFTGLASKVIVESKDPSLQPRISILDADGQTLHEKLMPVGAYLAVTDGDAVAAGDVVARIPREITRTKDITGGLPRVAELFEARKPKETAIVTEIDGVVSFGTDVRGKRRLLVTPDEGGEPREYLIPKGKHIAVHEGDRVRAGEALMDGSSNPHDILRISGVKELAKYLVDEVQEVYRLQGVKINDKHIETIVRQMLRRVRIKEAGDTDFLVGEQVEKSLFEAANARVRAEGKAEATAEPLLLGITKASLSTESFISAASFQETTKVLTEAAIWGKTDRLHGLKENVIMGRLIPAGTGMARYANIGIQIDAPPELVARVGDVQELEVRPPAQAAPAASEEASASPEGSPL
- the rpoB gene encoding DNA-directed RNA polymerase subunit beta: MQFSENAPRVRKNFSKIPGILEIPNLIEIQKQSFERFLQTQIELEKRENTGLQAVFHSIFPIKDFNDTASLEFVGYVLEEPKYDVQECLQRGMTYAAPFKVTIRLVAWDDAEGSQTIRDVKEQEVYFGEIPIMTDNGTFIINGTERVIVSQLHRSPGIFFDTTTSSTVSAAGKKIFSCRVIPYRGSWLDLEFDHKDLLYARIDRRRKIFATVLLKALGYTTEELLDHFYKPETIRSELDGKKPRYLKRVVPELLEGQRATADVKDEAGNLLLRKDRKFNKATLRRMAEAGLEWIPIGVDDLVREDNVKRVSPVDLVDEETGEVIIECNEELTQAHLDQFLARNIHEFRVLYLDPVLTGTSMRDTLLADKPREQRDAAAGLAEQDSAIIEIYKRLRPGDPPTLDTAKTLFHNLFFNPERYDLSRVGRLKLDHKLSFDPDARALWHPNGANAPAEEIPLRELPTLRRDDILAAVKYLVDLKNGADPSKRIDDIDHLGNRRVRVVGELLENQYRIGLVRMERAIKERMSLQEIETLMPHDLINSKPVSAVIKEFFGSSQLSQFMDQTNPLSAVTHKRRLSALGPGGLTRERAGFEVRDVHPTHYGRICPIETPEGPNIGLIASLSTFARVNDYGFIETPYRVVRDGKVTNEVKYLSALEEERLAIAQANAVTAEDGSFLAELVQARRAGEFQMTPREEIDMMDVSPNQLVSVAASLIPFLEHDDANRALMGSNMQRQAVPLLRTQAPLVGTGMEAVVARDSGVTVVAKRDGAVVSVDASRIVIKPDEDDGTGSNVDIINLIKYQRSNQNTCINQRPIVTPGDRVRRGQVIADGPATERGELALGCNMVVAFMPWGGYNFEDSILIAERVVKDDSFTSVHIEEFECVARDTKLGKEEITRDIPNVGEEALKDLDESGIVRIGAEVNPDDILVGKITPKGETQLSPEERLLRAIFGEKAGDVRDTSLRVPPGVSGIVIGAQVFSRRGVEKDERARAIEEQEIDRLRKDQEDEVRIIRESALARVRELLTGKSAANRVGDERRKEVWLNPGDTVTAEILAQIPQRRWKDVQVSDARVQDQVERVFQNIEERSGVIKTVFDEKIARLKKGDELPPGVFKMVKVYVAIKRKLSVGDKMAGRHGNKGVISRILPEEDMPYMADGRPVDIVLNPLGVPSRMNVGQILETHLGWAARGLGQHVQELLEQQRGVQVGELRKKLQELYNDAGITRVLAGAGDEAILSLARDVASGVHVATAVFDGAGEGEIKRELERAQVPTSGQMVLFDGRSGEPFDGDVTVGVLYMLKLHHLADDKIHARSIGPYSLVTQQPLGGKAQFGGQRLGEMEVWAMEAYGAAFALQEFLTVKSDDVGGRTRMYESIVKGEHALEPGLPESFNVLVKELMALGLDVDLVEDKQLT
- the rplL gene encoding 50S ribosomal protein L7/L12 codes for the protein MAADLNTIVDTLSSLTVMEAAELAKLLEEKWGVSAAAPVAVAAAAGPGAAAAAPAEEKTEFDAILLSAGDKKIQVIKEVRAITGLGLKEAKDLVEGAPKPIKEGVSKDEAAKIKAQVEAAGGQVDVK
- the rplJ gene encoding 50S ribosomal protein L10; this translates as MLTRAQKETEVAELQERFSRASSVFVAEYRGLTVAAVDALRAKLRAAGGADFEYRVTKNTLVRRAALGADGEALAGHLKGPTALAFSFGDPARLAKVLVDYARDHEVFKLRGGVMDGHPLGAAEIATLATLPSLDELRAKLVGLIQAPATKVAGVLAAPAGQLARLLAARQKSLEEAAGAS